The following coding sequences lie in one Candidatus Binatia bacterium genomic window:
- a CDS encoding acetyl-CoA acetyltransferase, producing MSLRNEIAIVGAYEHPRRWAPDKTAFQIAAECARGALEDAGLTIQDVDGYATSGVGPIGALSMCHHLNLKPDWIDSTAIGGSSFVAQVAYAGAAIRAGLCHTVLITYGSTAASERFAIGTGGGFSTDPPDNFDIPYGPTIVGAYAMVAQRHMYEYGTTSEQLAEIAVTMRRHASLNPHAKYRDPITVEDVLASRMISSPLHLLDCCVISDGGGALVVTSAERARDLRRKPVFVLGAGVANRHNGIGQRDILDIAARQSGAKAFERAGVTHADVDLCMIYDSFTITVLSTLEALGFCKPGEGGAFVQNGRIGLGGELPVNLDGGGLSSNHPGMRGIFLVIEAVRQLRGEAGARQVEDAKIALCHGTGGWLGIKHSGATLILGAG from the coding sequence ATGAGCCTGCGCAACGAGATCGCGATCGTCGGCGCGTACGAGCACCCGCGTCGCTGGGCGCCGGACAAGACCGCGTTCCAGATCGCTGCGGAGTGCGCGCGCGGCGCGCTCGAGGACGCCGGGCTCACCATCCAGGACGTCGACGGCTACGCGACGTCGGGCGTCGGACCGATCGGCGCGCTGTCGATGTGCCACCACCTGAACCTGAAGCCCGACTGGATCGACTCGACCGCGATCGGCGGCTCGTCGTTCGTCGCGCAGGTCGCGTACGCGGGCGCTGCGATCCGCGCCGGGCTGTGTCACACGGTGCTCATCACCTACGGCAGCACGGCGGCGTCGGAGCGCTTCGCGATCGGCACCGGCGGCGGCTTCTCGACCGATCCGCCCGACAACTTCGACATCCCCTACGGTCCGACGATCGTCGGCGCGTACGCGATGGTCGCGCAGCGACACATGTACGAGTACGGCACGACGAGCGAGCAGCTCGCCGAGATCGCGGTCACGATGCGCCGCCACGCGTCGCTCAACCCGCACGCCAAGTACCGCGATCCGATCACCGTCGAGGACGTGCTCGCGTCGCGCATGATCTCCTCGCCGCTGCACCTGCTCGACTGCTGCGTGATCTCGGACGGCGGCGGCGCGCTGGTCGTCACCTCCGCCGAGCGCGCGCGCGACCTGCGCAGGAAGCCGGTTTTCGTCCTCGGCGCGGGCGTGGCGAACCGGCACAACGGCATCGGCCAGCGCGACATCCTCGACATCGCGGCGCGCCAGTCGGGCGCCAAGGCGTTCGAGCGCGCCGGCGTCACGCATGCCGACGTCGACCTGTGCATGATCTACGACTCGTTCACGATCACCGTGCTCTCGACGCTCGAGGCGCTCGGCTTCTGCAAGCCGGGCGAGGGCGGCGCGTTCGTGCAGAACGGCCGCATCGGGCTCGGTGGCGAGCTGCCGGTGAACCTCGACGGCGGCGGGCTGTCGTCGAACCATCCCGGCATGCGCGGCATCTTCCTGGTGATCGAGGCGGTGCGTCAGCTGCGCGGCGAGGCGGGCGCGCGTCAGGTCGAGGACGCAAAGATCGCGCTCTGCCACGGCACCGGCGGCTGGCTCGGCATCAAGCACAGCGGTGCGACGCTGATCCTGGGCGCAGGGTAG